The following are from one region of the Nicotiana tomentosiformis chromosome 7, ASM39032v3, whole genome shotgun sequence genome:
- the LOC104093589 gene encoding transcription factor EMB1444-like: protein MRAASLRHLLQSLCSKPPWNYAVFWKLQHGYATILTWEDGYLDIPCAREPYRSLIGNYYSKTLNELFPNCGSRSHIGNLGEHPIGLAMAEMSSTYHVAGKGVVGEVASLCIPHWISSDGIAPAELSFGSVAECPDEWLLQFVAGIKTILLVPCIPHGVLQLGSMETVAENVEMVTNLAEELDAHFKFVENFLPGGGNCEFLLQSSLSESLNILSETTTNKVNEDDLAADIAILKDHKLSTAFPMTSLIEVQHPFQLSGQNMRNVLENANESKIGMFDENVLNVLENASERKIEMQHADMINLVKQLNHEYSDDNKSGITENSLDRSSCHAKDVDTFSYSSCNVVGGVNASSELDFYFDGDVLDPQSLGMDCSDTILGNPTECELYKALGSTIHNNLSGFSENTVSKSIYTADPMFNIEPSFGESNGWRLKEDNAENLLEAVVASSLNKMTGLESLNMPLGKPVPFCKRKNQSTESALVGDNTVTWSSLTSASAGADRYALTNCSPSASSFDCVVSAFNEGQHQSKVFSSLSCRKESKISNTNKKRRRSGDSHRPRPRDRQLIQDRLKELRQLVPNGAKCSIDGLLHKTIKHMLFLLSVTDQADKLRCQTQKEVAPDKSLQSPEVKTSVQRGTSWAQELGSEDQICPIMVKDLEYPGHMLIEMMCDDHGRFLEIADVIHRLELTILKGVMEKRPESTWAQFIVEVSGSCHRLDIFWPLMQLLQQVPSSISRNM from the exons ATGAGAGCTGCTTCCTTGAGGCATTTGCTGCAAAGTCTCTGCTCCAAACCTCCATGGAACTACGCAGTGTTCTGGAAGCTTCAGCACGGTTATGCTAC GATTTTGACATGGGAAGATGGATATCTGGACATTCCTTGTGCTAGAGAACCTTACAGAAGTCTAATAGGCAATTATTACAGCAAAACCTTGAATGAGTTATTCCCAAACTGTGGATCAAGATCACATATTGGAAATTTGGGTGAACATCCAATTGGCTTAGCCATGGCTGAGATGTCAAGTACTTATCACGTTGCAGGAAAAGG GGTGGTTGGTGAAGTGGCTTCTTTGTGCATCCCACACTGGATTTCTTCCGACGGTATAGCACCTGCAGAGCTCAGCTTTGGTTCTGTTGCTGAG TGTCCAGATGAGTGGCTGCTTCAGTTTGTTGCTGGCATTAAG ACTATATTGCTGGTACCTTGTATTCCTCACGGTGTTCTGCAACTAGGATCAATGGAAACG GTAGCTGAAAACGTGGAGATGGTTACCAATCTTGCTGAAGAACTTGATGCCCATTTCAAATTTGTGGAGAACTTTTTACCTGGTGGAGGAAACTGTGAATTTCTTCTACAGTCTAGTCTCTCAGAGAGTTTGAATATACTATCTGAAACTACCACAAATAAGGTTAATGAAGATGATTTAGCTGCTGATATAGCAATTCTGAAAGATCACAAGTTATCAACTGCATTTCCGATGACTTCATTAATTGAGGTTCAACATCCCTTTCAATTATCTGGACAAAACATGCGAAATGTCCTTGAGAATGCCAATGAAAGCAAAATTGGTATGTTCGATGAAAACGTGCTAAATGTCCTAGAAAATGCAAGTGAAAGAAAAATTGAAATGCAACATGCAGACATGATTAATCTAGTGAAGCAACTCAATCATGAATATTCTGATGATAATAAATCAGGGATAACAGAAAACAGCTTGGATAGATCTTCTTGCCATGCAAAAGATGTAGATACCTTTTCTTACTCTAGCTGCAATGTCGTCGGTGGAGTTAATGCTTCCAGTGAGCTAGATTTTTACTTTGACGGAGACGTGCTAGATCCACAATCTCTTGGAATGGATTGCAGTGACACTATTCTCGGAAATCCAACAGAATGTGAACTATACAAAGCCCTTGGAAGTACAATTCACAACAACTTGTCTGGCTTTAGCGAGAATACTGTTAGCAAATCCATCTATACTGCTGATCCTATGTTTAATATTGAGCCATCTTTCGGGGAATCTAATGGATGGCGTCTGAAAGAAGATAATGCAGAGAATCTTCTGGAAGCTGTAGTTGCCAGTTCACTCAACAAAATGACTGGTCTGGAATCGTTAAACATGCCATTAGGAAAGCCTGTTCCTTTCTGCAAAAGGAAAAACCAATCAACAGAAAGTGCTTTGGTTGGAGATAACACAGTTACATGGAGCTCTCTTACATCGGCTTCTGCTGGGGCAGATAGATATGCTTTGACTAACTGTTCGCCTTCTGCTTCTTCATTTGATTGTGTTGTCAGTGCATTTAATGAGGGTCAGCATCAGTCGAAAGTCTTTAGCTCTCTGAGCTGTCGTAAGGAGTCAAAAATATCTAATACCAACAAGAAAAGACGACGGTCTGGTGATAGTCATAGGCCCAGACCACGAGATAGGCAGTTAATTCAGGATCGGCTTAAGGAGTTGCGACAACTTGTCCCTAATGGCGCCAAA TGTAGCATTGATGGTTTACTACATAAAACCATAAAGCACATGCTGTTTCTGCTAAGTGTTACTGATCAGGCTGATAAACTAAGGTGCCAGACTCAGAAAGAG GTAGCCCCTGACAAGAGCCTCCAATCACCTGAAGTAAAAACTAGTGTTCAACGAGGCACCAGTTGGGCTCAAGAATTGGGAAGTGAGGACCAGATATGCCCTATAATGGTCAAAGATTTGGAGTACCCTGGACACATGCTTATAGAG atgatgtgtGACGACCATGGACGCTTCTTAGAAATCGCTGATGTTATTCACCGTTTGGAGCTGACGATTCTGAAGGGT